A window of the Streptomyces luomodiensis genome harbors these coding sequences:
- a CDS encoding sugar phosphate isomerase/epimerase family protein encodes MTSTRLVLQTGTHGYGILGRHAETDLEGTLDAITDAGYGGLEIMSSLLGDRPRLRAACTERGLDLTTLHLFWQELDGFNWSTLSNLGLHRLILSGLPVASEEETLACLPALREHAARAEQEGARTLIHNHAEEGIPLPGGSTPFEILAQETGEQEVGFVVDLHWAAVAGDTARMLKATAGRCDYLHIKDGLTADPQAPHSFDLGTGEVDLLGGWRQALAAGSVHVAVVERAMPAQQLTAALRHDADFVRSLIASEEGAHE; translated from the coding sequence ATGACCAGTACCCGACTTGTCCTGCAGACCGGCACCCACGGCTACGGCATCCTGGGTCGCCACGCGGAGACCGATTTGGAGGGCACCCTCGACGCCATCACGGATGCCGGGTACGGGGGACTGGAGATCATGTCGTCGCTGCTCGGCGACCGGCCACGGTTGCGGGCTGCCTGCACGGAGCGCGGCCTCGACCTCACCACCCTGCATCTGTTCTGGCAGGAACTGGACGGCTTCAACTGGAGCACGCTGAGCAACCTCGGCCTGCACCGGCTGATCCTGTCGGGCCTACCGGTGGCGAGCGAGGAGGAGACGCTCGCCTGCCTTCCCGCCCTGCGCGAACACGCCGCCCGCGCGGAACAGGAGGGAGCCCGCACCCTGATCCACAACCACGCCGAGGAGGGCATTCCTCTGCCCGGAGGCAGCACGCCCTTCGAAATCCTGGCCCAGGAAACCGGCGAGCAGGAGGTGGGCTTCGTCGTCGACCTCCACTGGGCCGCCGTCGCCGGGGACACCGCGCGCATGCTGAAGGCCACGGCAGGACGCTGCGACTACCTCCACATCAAGGACGGTCTGACCGCGGACCCGCAGGCCCCGCACTCCTTCGACCTGGGTACCGGCGAGGTCGACCTCCTGGGCGGGTGGCGACAGGCCCTGGCGGCGGGCAGCGTCCACGTCGCCGTCGTCGAACGCGCCATGCCCGCGCAGCAGCTGACGGCCGCCCTGCGGCACGATGCCGACTTCGTGCGGTCCCTCATCGCCTCAGAGGAAGGGGCCCACGAGTGA
- a CDS encoding glycosyltransferase family 2 protein, with protein sequence MTAPRPTTAGAGGGVRGRLSSVSVVVPTLGHPDAVRRLLDSLNAAITALPSGMEAEVLIVDDSQGTDREGIQEACRATGATYLRGPRNVGAKRNTGVAHCRFPLVLFIDSDCVATPSLLSAHIDAHNEHRATDGASIAAVAGPTVVEGAGQVPAWRTVQHSVVVNAPWNWPLHYDRLWWGATSNLSVRKDAFEEISGFDEHPYTVVGGEDVDLGVRLHAAGHRILGHPRAVVMHATDGITRLSQFHRKLFLYGRACVYNCVRQPQYASWSFNPVSAAVALTVAAALLPGARRKVSGAAAAVLASWFVRDTVRLLRRSRPEEGLSVGRLLGLAVAATSVDWSYHVGITREAIVRGRPLLTMKRFNYFPPHLFRPASSPAEPNDPRGQERNVS encoded by the coding sequence GTGACCGCCCCCCGTCCCACGACGGCGGGGGCCGGTGGGGGCGTGCGGGGCAGGCTGTCGTCCGTCTCCGTGGTGGTCCCCACCCTGGGGCACCCCGACGCGGTACGCCGGCTCCTGGACTCGCTGAACGCCGCCATCACCGCACTTCCCTCCGGCATGGAGGCCGAGGTACTGATCGTCGACGACTCCCAGGGCACTGATCGCGAAGGCATCCAAGAGGCGTGCCGCGCCACAGGCGCCACTTACCTTCGGGGACCGCGCAACGTCGGCGCGAAGCGCAATACAGGAGTGGCGCATTGCCGTTTCCCGCTGGTGCTGTTCATCGATTCCGACTGTGTGGCCACGCCCTCGCTGCTGAGCGCCCACATCGACGCGCACAACGAGCACCGGGCGACGGACGGCGCCAGCATCGCGGCGGTCGCGGGTCCCACCGTGGTCGAGGGAGCCGGACAGGTCCCTGCCTGGCGTACGGTCCAGCACTCCGTGGTGGTCAACGCTCCCTGGAACTGGCCCCTCCACTACGACCGCCTCTGGTGGGGGGCCACATCCAATCTGTCGGTGCGCAAAGACGCGTTCGAGGAAATCAGCGGCTTCGACGAGCACCCGTACACCGTCGTCGGCGGCGAGGACGTCGATCTCGGCGTGCGGCTGCATGCCGCCGGACACCGGATACTGGGACACCCGCGGGCCGTGGTCATGCATGCCACGGACGGCATCACCAGGCTGTCCCAGTTCCACCGCAAGCTCTTCCTCTACGGCCGGGCCTGCGTCTACAACTGCGTGCGCCAGCCGCAGTACGCGTCCTGGTCGTTCAACCCGGTGAGCGCCGCCGTGGCGCTAACGGTCGCCGCCGCGCTGCTGCCCGGGGCGCGCCGCAAAGTGTCGGGCGCCGCCGCGGCCGTGCTGGCCAGCTGGTTCGTCCGGGACACGGTTCGGCTCCTCCGCCGTTCCCGGCCCGAAGAGGGCCTGAGCGTCGGCCGATTGCTGGGCCTGGCCGTCGCGGCCACCAGCGTCGACTGGAGTTACCACGTCGGCATCACCCGAGAGGCGATTGTCCGTGGCCGACCGCTGCTGACGATGAAGCGGTTCAACTACTTCCCGCCGCACCTGTTCCGGCCGGCCTCCTCGCCCGCCGAGCCGAACGATCCCCGCGGCCAGGAGAGGAACGTCTCATGA
- a CDS encoding recombinase family protein: protein MHGPTPHAGWARLVWEAAPDQEVILTVHELKRLARNAAELMTLSGQLQTAGVQLELLTGPLTGVYDPNGMGAMFFAVLAAAAQIERNYIREKTLEGQVTAAAKGNHGGRPKAIDDDSLLLALALKDRGVPVPEIAKKLTIKTGKNAGQRPSVASVYRALAEAEEADAPTGAHVVGPRRPVRARITRPGSGTDPEPMERLTRQVLDKDRVLDDLVQQTEEGTTDVVAQLLAQVRDGNAQ, encoded by the coding sequence GTGCACGGGCCCACCCCGCACGCGGGGTGGGCCCGTCTTGTTTGGGAGGCCGCCCCCGATCAGGAGGTCATCCTCACCGTCCACGAGCTCAAGCGCCTGGCCCGCAACGCCGCCGAGCTGATGACCCTCTCCGGCCAGCTCCAGACCGCCGGCGTCCAGCTCGAACTCCTCACCGGCCCGCTCACCGGTGTCTACGACCCCAACGGCATGGGTGCGATGTTCTTCGCCGTCCTGGCTGCCGCCGCGCAGATCGAGCGCAACTACATCCGGGAGAAGACCCTGGAAGGGCAGGTCACAGCCGCCGCGAAGGGCAACCACGGCGGACGACCGAAGGCCATCGACGACGACTCCCTTCTGCTGGCCCTCGCGCTGAAAGACCGCGGCGTCCCCGTCCCCGAGATCGCCAAGAAGCTGACCATCAAGACCGGCAAGAACGCCGGACAGCGCCCCTCGGTCGCCTCCGTCTACCGGGCACTCGCCGAGGCCGAGGAAGCCGACGCCCCGACAGGGGCGCACGTCGTCGGCCCCCGCCGACCGGTCCGCGCACGGATCACCCGCCCTGGCAGTGGCACCGACCCGGAGCCGATGGAACGGCTCACCCGGCAAGTCCTCGACAAGGACCGCGTGCTGGACGATCTGGTCCAGCAGACCGAGGAGGGCACGACCGACGTCGTCGCCCAGCTGCTGGCGCAGGTCCGGGATGGAAATGCCCAGTGA
- a CDS encoding sigma-70 family RNA polymerase sigma factor, translating into MSVLRPPSQPLVGEAFRIPEGTSLHRVHHERRGPTAFNPVVENSHFFGERFDGTPADPYPFLYAAFTPETALAETVLHAVPFDEGGARLISPKIISGRRLAELRTTEPLDLLDLTSAAALARVGQSSWLVLADSGEYRHTRAWAALLREHNPWAQGFVWPSFCSHPEHMVVLFGDRCPSNILGEVKSAPLNPTRANDLLRAFRAQIPHQDPPGPLDEALPISEPPQPAKEKEGDDFVSFFKAHFPQVCRILNARQNDWELAQDAASRAFEIAHRRWPDVRAHPNRVGWVVKTGRRILMRVHRIQAKHPEQHLGDTDLNVSCEDLDPATTTVEKVALRAAIRNLARDKRECFVMHYVLHYSVADIAEFVQIPPGTVKSRLSAARRDLRDALGHDFREGGTR; encoded by the coding sequence ATGTCCGTCCTCCGTCCTCCATCACAGCCCCTGGTCGGCGAGGCTTTTCGTATCCCGGAGGGCACATCCCTCCACAGGGTTCACCACGAACGGCGCGGTCCGACCGCGTTCAACCCTGTTGTCGAAAACAGTCACTTCTTCGGCGAGCGCTTCGACGGCACGCCTGCGGATCCGTACCCCTTCCTCTATGCGGCCTTCACTCCTGAAACGGCGCTTGCGGAGACGGTGCTGCATGCCGTTCCCTTCGACGAGGGAGGAGCGCGGCTGATCTCGCCCAAGATAATCTCGGGACGTCGCCTAGCCGAGTTGAGGACCACTGAGCCACTGGATCTCCTCGACCTGACGAGCGCCGCTGCCCTTGCTCGTGTCGGTCAGTCATCTTGGCTCGTACTTGCCGACAGCGGTGAATACCGTCATACGCGGGCCTGGGCTGCGCTGCTGCGCGAGCACAACCCCTGGGCCCAGGGGTTCGTGTGGCCTTCGTTTTGTAGTCACCCAGAGCACATGGTGGTGCTCTTCGGCGACCGGTGCCCCTCCAACATCCTGGGTGAGGTCAAATCCGCACCGCTCAATCCGACGCGGGCGAACGATCTCTTGCGAGCGTTCCGAGCTCAGATTCCTCACCAGGACCCGCCTGGGCCCCTTGATGAGGCCCTACCCATTAGCGAGCCGCCCCAGCCAGCGAAAGAGAAGGAGGGTGACGACTTCGTCTCCTTCTTCAAGGCTCACTTCCCGCAGGTCTGTCGCATCCTAAACGCGCGACAGAACGACTGGGAACTGGCGCAGGATGCTGCCAGCCGGGCCTTCGAGATCGCTCACCGCAGATGGCCAGACGTACGCGCCCACCCCAACCGCGTCGGCTGGGTCGTCAAGACTGGCCGACGGATCCTCATGAGGGTTCACCGCATCCAGGCAAAGCACCCAGAACAGCATCTGGGCGACACCGATCTCAATGTGTCGTGCGAGGACCTGGATCCTGCGACCACGACGGTGGAGAAGGTGGCCCTCCGCGCGGCGATCAGGAACCTCGCCCGGGACAAGCGCGAGTGCTTCGTCATGCACTACGTGCTCCATTACTCCGTGGCAGACATCGCTGAGTTCGTGCAGATCCCACCCGGCACGGTCAAGAGTCGGCTCAGTGCAGCACGCAGGGACCTCAGGGACGCACTCGGCCACGATTTCCGCGAGGGAGGCACACGATGA
- a CDS encoding IS5 family transposase (programmed frameshift) encodes MVRRHELTDQEWELLAPLKPRAATGRPRVEDRQVVNGMVYKIRTGISWRDLPERYGPWKTVYTRFRRYALDGVFTRALQQIQAHADAAGDIDWLVQIDSTIVRAHQHAAATGRKGGGIGDEPDDHALGRSRGGLTTRIHLACDGRGRPLAILVTPGQRHDSVCARPLLERIRVPRTGLGRPRCRPGQVIADKAYSSRGFRAYLRRRGIAHTIPEKTDQRRHRLRRGGHGGRPPGFDRETYRRRNMIERCFNRLKGFRGIATRYEKTATSYEAAVTLASFLLWARSV; translated from the exons GTGGTACGTCGTCATGAACTCACTGATCAGGAGTGGGAGTTACTCGCTCCGCTGAAACCCCGGGCTGCGACGGGGCGTCCTCGCGTGGAGGACCGGCAGGTCGTCAACGGGATGGTCTACAAGATCCGCACCGGAATCTCCTGGCGTGACTTGCCGGAACGCTACGGGCCGTGGAAGACCGTGTACACCCGCTTCCGCCGCTACGCCCTCGACGGAGTCTTCACACGGGCTCTGCAGCAGATCCAAGCCCACGCCGACGCGGCCGGCGACATCGACTGGCTGGTCCAGATCGACTCCACCATCGTCCGCGCCCACCAGCACGCCGCCGCCACCGGCCGAAAAGGGGGCGGCATCGGC GACGAACCGGACGATCACGCCCTCGGCCGATCCCGAGGCGGGCTGACGACCAGGATTCACCTCGCCTGTGACGGCAGGGGCCGCCCGCTCGCGATCCTGGTGACGCCCGGCCAACGCCACGACAGTGTCTGTGCACGCCCTCTGCTGGAACGGATCCGTGTTCCCCGCACCGGCCTGGGCCGGCCTCGGTGCAGGCCCGGCCAGGTCATCGCAGACAAGGCTTACAGCTCCCGCGGCTTCCGTGCCTACCTGCGAAGACGCGGCATCGCGCACACCATCCCCGAGAAGACCGACCAGCGACGGCACCGGCTGAGGCGCGGAGGCCACGGCGGACGACCGCCAGGGTTCGACCGGGAGACCTACCGGCGGCGCAACATGATCGAGCGCTGCTTCAACCGGCTCAAGGGCTTCCGCGGGATCGCCACCAGATACGAGAAGACCGCCACTTCCTACGAAGCGGCGGTCACCCTCGCATCGTTCCTGCTCTGGGCAAGATCCGTTTGA
- a CDS encoding SPFH domain-containing protein has product MQVIPEASAAVVELFGKYDRTIYPGLRWLTPFMHTVRNRIDLRGQTVPFPLRLVSTKDGQEVPVQVTVQYHITDPQAATYAVASYIHALEQRMLFELINSIALLEATHTRTQMRELSAQIENDLRAAVKPWGITVDWFGTLPGTESDSKDAPRVLVSSLVMGDQVVADTYSRGNNHYSNEGSGSQYHVDRSNHVVAGSSHSGAGEQVTLNNAVLDTTALVQWAQLVRQVAPTLGAPPEQEQEIIQDAEVLEGEASVTSTEPGRLRALYDRIQGSLSAVTSLTAGLTLLIQQGEQAAHAVLGN; this is encoded by the coding sequence GTGCAGGTCATTCCGGAAGCCTCAGCTGCGGTCGTCGAATTGTTCGGCAAGTACGATCGGACGATCTACCCTGGATTGCGCTGGTTGACCCCTTTCATGCATACGGTCCGCAACCGCATCGATCTGCGAGGACAAACCGTCCCCTTTCCCTTGCGTCTGGTCTCCACGAAGGATGGGCAAGAAGTCCCAGTCCAGGTTACTGTCCAGTACCACATCACGGACCCACAAGCGGCTACGTACGCCGTCGCCAGCTACATCCACGCTCTCGAACAACGCATGCTCTTCGAGCTCATCAACAGCATTGCCCTTCTGGAAGCCACGCATACCCGCACACAGATGCGCGAACTGAGTGCTCAGATTGAGAATGATCTGCGTGCTGCGGTGAAGCCATGGGGCATCACGGTCGACTGGTTCGGGACCCTTCCGGGCACCGAGTCCGACAGTAAGGATGCGCCTCGCGTGCTCGTTTCGTCGCTAGTCATGGGAGACCAGGTCGTGGCAGACACCTACTCAAGAGGCAACAATCACTACAGCAATGAGGGCAGTGGCAGCCAATACCACGTCGATCGCTCGAACCACGTCGTCGCTGGATCCTCGCACAGCGGGGCGGGGGAGCAAGTGACCCTCAACAATGCAGTCCTGGACACAACGGCTCTCGTGCAGTGGGCACAACTCGTCCGCCAGGTGGCACCAACTCTCGGGGCGCCACCGGAACAGGAACAAGAAATCATTCAGGACGCGGAAGTGCTGGAAGGAGAGGCGTCAGTCACCAGCACCGAACCCGGTCGCCTCCGCGCTCTGTATGACCGGATACAGGGAAGCCTGTCTGCGGTGACATCACTCACCGCAGGGCTGACGCTGTTGATCCAGCAAGGAGAACAAGCGGCTCACGCAGTCTTGGGCAATTGA
- a CDS encoding substrate-binding domain-containing protein yields MSTSPGGSGNSGAHKRSGALTIGFSQATQQSPFYVQLRQGARKAAEKAGAKLYFADAGGDVTKQNNDIQDLITRDVDVLMVNPVDPKGVKAGLAAAKSAGVAVVTVDRPVPSGATAHVGRDNTAMGQLVGERIAKELGPRGGKIIEIKGDAGGAVARDRSAGFHKAVAANKKIHIVSGPYCDYIRSKAVTAMQDLLQTNPDVKAVYAHNDDMALGALQVLKENGRSDVKVAGVDGLMGAVKAIDQHGPYSATALNDPISLGRTAVMTAEDVADGKKVDPSIDAGTALVDRDNAHQYVGTTTFASESAR; encoded by the coding sequence GTGTCGACCAGTCCCGGTGGCTCCGGCAACTCCGGTGCACACAAGAGATCCGGAGCGCTGACCATCGGCTTCAGCCAGGCCACCCAGCAGTCGCCGTTCTACGTCCAGCTCCGCCAGGGCGCGCGGAAGGCCGCCGAGAAGGCCGGGGCGAAGCTCTACTTCGCCGACGCTGGCGGCGATGTGACCAAGCAGAACAACGACATCCAGGACCTCATCACCCGCGATGTCGACGTGCTGATGGTCAACCCCGTCGACCCCAAGGGGGTCAAGGCGGGACTGGCCGCCGCGAAGTCCGCCGGGGTGGCCGTCGTCACCGTCGACCGTCCGGTGCCCTCCGGGGCCACCGCGCATGTGGGCCGGGACAACACCGCGATGGGGCAGCTCGTCGGCGAGCGGATCGCCAAGGAGCTGGGCCCCAGGGGCGGCAAGATCATCGAGATCAAGGGTGACGCGGGCGGTGCCGTGGCGCGCGACCGCAGCGCCGGGTTCCACAAGGCCGTTGCGGCCAACAAGAAGATCCACATCGTCAGCGGCCCGTACTGCGACTACATCCGCTCCAAGGCCGTCACCGCCATGCAGGACCTGCTGCAGACCAACCCCGACGTCAAGGCCGTCTACGCGCACAACGACGACATGGCCCTCGGGGCCCTCCAGGTGCTCAAGGAGAACGGCCGCTCCGATGTGAAGGTCGCCGGGGTCGACGGTCTGATGGGGGCGGTCAAGGCCATCGACCAGCACGGCCCCTACAGCGCCACCGCCCTCAACGACCCGATCTCCCTGGGCCGGACCGCCGTCATGACCGCCGAGGACGTCGCCGACGGCAAGAAGGTCGACCCGTCCATCGACGCCGGCACCGCGCTGGTCGATCGCGACAACGCCCACCAGTACGTCGGCACGACGACCTTCGCCTCCGAGAGCGCGCGGTGA
- a CDS encoding galactitol-1-phosphate 5-dehydrogenase produces the protein MSETMRAAVLHAPGDIRVERVPVPEPGPREALVRVAACGVCGSDISRMLRPEVAYNLPLICGHEFSGHVVALGSELAAAGTVRAGDLVAVPPLIPCRRCGPCDQGRYSLCEDYDYFGSRRPGAYAEYVTVPEDNLLVLPADLDPRAAAMLDPAAIALHAIWRTKLRAGHRVAVVGAGPIGLFAIQWALLQGASEVLSIDVSEEKAAMALEAGATRTATTPEQARELAGPGFDVIVESAGVPATADQAVSLAARHGEAVFIGIPHDPVVLPKSTFSTFLRREITLHGAWNSFSAPFPGDEWRLAAQAMADGRLRWKFMITHELGLDDLGDTMRQLGERSIFSSKVLFLPNGDRP, from the coding sequence ATGTCGGAGACCATGCGAGCCGCCGTGCTGCACGCCCCGGGCGACATCCGGGTGGAGCGCGTACCCGTACCGGAGCCCGGCCCTCGTGAGGCGCTGGTGCGCGTCGCCGCCTGCGGTGTCTGCGGTTCGGACATCTCCCGGATGCTCCGCCCCGAGGTGGCCTACAACCTGCCGCTGATCTGCGGCCACGAGTTCTCCGGCCATGTGGTGGCGCTCGGCTCCGAACTCGCCGCCGCCGGCACGGTCCGGGCCGGCGACCTGGTGGCCGTGCCGCCGCTGATCCCCTGCCGCCGTTGCGGCCCCTGCGACCAGGGGCGGTACAGCCTCTGCGAGGACTACGACTATTTCGGCAGCCGCCGGCCCGGGGCCTACGCCGAGTACGTGACCGTGCCTGAGGACAACCTGCTGGTGCTGCCCGCGGACCTCGACCCGCGGGCCGCCGCGATGCTCGACCCCGCCGCCATCGCCCTGCACGCCATCTGGCGCACCAAGCTGCGCGCGGGCCACCGGGTGGCCGTGGTCGGCGCCGGCCCCATCGGGCTGTTCGCCATCCAGTGGGCGTTGCTCCAGGGCGCGAGCGAGGTGCTGTCGATCGATGTGAGCGAGGAGAAGGCGGCCATGGCGCTGGAGGCCGGTGCCACCCGGACCGCCACCACACCCGAGCAGGCCCGGGAGCTGGCCGGGCCCGGCTTCGACGTCATCGTCGAGTCCGCCGGCGTCCCCGCCACCGCCGACCAGGCAGTGTCGCTGGCCGCCCGGCACGGCGAGGCCGTCTTCATCGGCATCCCGCACGATCCGGTGGTGCTCCCCAAGTCCACCTTCAGCACCTTCCTGCGCCGCGAGATCACCCTGCACGGCGCGTGGAACTCCTTCTCCGCCCCCTTCCCGGGAGACGAGTGGCGGCTCGCCGCGCAGGCCATGGCGGACGGCCGGCTGCGCTGGAAATTCATGATCACCCATGAGCTGGGCCTGGACGACCTGGGCGACACCATGCGCCAGCTGGGGGAGCGGTCCATCTTCAGCTCCAAGGTGCTCTTCCTGCCGAACGGAGACCGTCCATGA